In Marinobacter sp. es.048, the following proteins share a genomic window:
- the lolB gene encoding lipoprotein insertase outer membrane protein LolB, producing the protein MKLARTLAVLMMLATLGACTTIQIDPLPEGMTDQPPANWTTRAASLGELDHWKLSGKLAVRQPSDSGTAIINHWVQDGEAYDLALSSSFLGMGSTTLKGVPGFIELTLPNGETYRSGEPEALVEAATGWQLPLENLTWWIRGLPSPASDYRLLFDDQGTLAIIRQNGWEIRYDRWQTFLSSYPALPARITALKEEKRVRVVVSDWQESPE; encoded by the coding sequence ATGAAACTGGCCCGAACCCTGGCAGTACTGATGATGCTTGCCACCCTCGGCGCCTGTACCACGATCCAGATCGACCCATTGCCGGAAGGCATGACAGACCAGCCCCCCGCGAACTGGACCACTCGCGCAGCGAGTCTTGGCGAGCTTGACCACTGGAAGCTGTCCGGGAAGCTGGCCGTCCGCCAGCCATCCGACAGCGGAACCGCCATCATCAATCACTGGGTTCAGGACGGCGAAGCCTACGACCTGGCCCTCTCCTCCTCCTTCCTCGGGATGGGCAGCACAACCCTCAAAGGGGTCCCAGGCTTTATTGAGCTGACCCTCCCGAATGGCGAAACTTACCGCTCGGGCGAGCCGGAAGCGCTGGTCGAGGCCGCCACGGGCTGGCAGTTGCCCCTGGAGAACCTGACCTGGTGGATTCGGGGCCTGCCATCACCCGCCAGCGATTATCGCCTGCTGTTTGATGATCAGGGCACCCTGGCGATCATCCGCCAGAACGGCTGGGAGATCCGCTATGACCGGTGGCAGACCTTCCTCTCCAGTTACCCTGCGCTGCCCGCCAGGATTACCGCCCTCAAAGAGGAAAAGCGGGTCCGTGTGGTGGTCAGCGACTGGCAGGAGAGCCCCGAGTGA
- the ispE gene encoding 4-(cytidine 5'-diphospho)-2-C-methyl-D-erythritol kinase, producing the protein MTPDLILPAPAKLNLFLHIVGRRDDGYHELQTLFQFLDYGDDLSFTLTPGEPGVRLAEPVPGVDDEDNLIIRAARALLERVGGDLPGVTIGITKRLPMGSGLGGGSSNAATTLLGLKHLWQLDLSNDELAEIGLSLGADVPVFVRGHSAFGEGVGETLTNAYPPEDWFVVIKPGCNINTGKIFSEQGLTRNTPRIKIAPAFEGDASRYRNDCEDVVRKLYPEVNQSLEWLSQFGPARLTGTGACIFGRFPTESAARIIWESKPSGVTGFVAKGVNKSPLHKKLTELK; encoded by the coding sequence GTGACGCCTGATCTGATTCTACCGGCACCGGCCAAACTGAACCTGTTTCTACATATTGTCGGGCGCCGGGACGACGGCTATCACGAGCTTCAGACCCTTTTTCAGTTTCTCGACTATGGCGACGACCTGAGCTTTACCCTGACACCCGGCGAGCCAGGCGTGAGGCTCGCGGAGCCTGTTCCCGGTGTCGACGACGAGGACAACCTCATCATTCGTGCGGCCAGAGCTCTCCTTGAACGGGTTGGGGGCGATTTGCCCGGGGTCACCATCGGAATCACCAAACGGCTGCCCATGGGCAGCGGTCTTGGCGGCGGCAGCTCCAACGCCGCAACAACCCTGCTCGGACTGAAGCACCTATGGCAGCTCGACCTCAGCAACGACGAGCTCGCCGAGATCGGCCTGAGCCTGGGCGCCGATGTGCCCGTTTTTGTTCGCGGCCATTCAGCCTTCGGCGAAGGGGTTGGTGAAACACTGACCAACGCTTATCCGCCGGAGGACTGGTTCGTTGTTATCAAGCCTGGCTGTAACATAAACACTGGCAAGATTTTTTCCGAGCAAGGGTTGACAAGGAACACCCCGAGAATCAAAATAGCGCCCGCTTTTGAGGGAGACGCCTCGAGGTACCGAAACGACTGTGAGGATGTAGTTCGAAAACTGTATCCTGAGGTTAACCAGAGCCTGGAATGGCTTTCACAATTCGGACCTGCAAGATTAACCGGAACCGGGGCTTGCATATTTGGACGTTTCCCGACAGAATCCGCAGCCCGGATCATCTGGGAAAGCAAACCCTCCGGCGTCACGGGGTTCGTAGCTAAAGGGGTGAACAAATCACCTCTACACAAAAAGCTAACAGAGCTGAAATGA
- the phrB gene encoding deoxyribodipyrimidine photo-lyase: MTQLVWFRNDLRVADNAALTAACEGGEAVRACFILIPDQWQEHDWSPARVQFVVAHANALAEELAKLGIPLSFIHARRFEDSIGKLQGHCEEHKVTALHFNEEYGVNERKRDKAVKHRFDELGIAVRKYRDQTVAPVGEILTQQNEPYSVFTPFSRRWRSWIDETHPGLFPAPKARGNAVSPEQIDTIPEAFRDAPEPLVATGESAAHDQLERFLEKRGGAYKEKRDFPAIDGTSQISPYLANGVLSGRQCLIAGRQAQGAGGNQEGLGTWITEIAWRDFYINILYHYPRVSMHRAFKPETETLEWNTPGDRFEAWKAGNTGVPIVDAAMRQLNQTGWMHNRLRMITAMYLTKNLFIDWRLGEAYFMSKLIDGFLASNNGGWQWSASTGTDAAPYFRVFNPVTQSERFDPDGDFIREWLPSLAKLDSKRIHDPGAKGGVIPKGYPRQIVDLKESRKEAIAKFQELKN; this comes from the coding sequence ATGACACAACTGGTCTGGTTCCGAAACGATCTACGGGTTGCCGACAACGCCGCCCTCACAGCCGCCTGCGAGGGCGGCGAAGCCGTGCGAGCCTGTTTTATTCTCATCCCGGACCAATGGCAGGAGCACGACTGGTCGCCGGCCCGGGTGCAATTCGTCGTCGCCCACGCCAACGCCCTGGCCGAAGAGCTGGCCAAACTGGGCATACCGTTGTCCTTTATTCACGCAAGGCGCTTCGAGGACAGTATTGGTAAACTCCAGGGCCACTGTGAAGAGCACAAGGTGACAGCGCTGCACTTCAACGAGGAGTATGGCGTCAACGAGCGCAAACGCGACAAGGCGGTGAAACACCGCTTTGATGAACTCGGCATTGCCGTTCGCAAATACCGCGACCAGACAGTTGCACCAGTGGGCGAGATCCTCACTCAACAGAACGAGCCCTACTCGGTCTTCACACCGTTTTCGAGGCGCTGGCGCAGCTGGATAGACGAAACCCATCCGGGTCTTTTTCCAGCTCCCAAAGCCAGGGGTAACGCCGTAAGCCCGGAACAGATCGACACCATTCCTGAGGCCTTTCGAGACGCTCCCGAGCCTCTCGTTGCAACCGGTGAAAGCGCAGCTCACGACCAACTCGAACGTTTCCTGGAAAAGCGCGGCGGTGCGTACAAGGAAAAGCGGGACTTCCCGGCCATCGACGGCACCAGCCAGATATCCCCTTACCTCGCCAACGGCGTTCTTTCAGGCCGGCAGTGCCTGATAGCCGGCAGACAGGCACAGGGCGCAGGCGGCAACCAGGAAGGCCTGGGGACCTGGATTACCGAAATCGCCTGGCGGGATTTCTACATCAACATCCTGTACCACTACCCCAGGGTCAGTATGCATCGCGCCTTCAAGCCGGAAACCGAAACCCTCGAGTGGAACACCCCGGGCGACAGGTTCGAAGCCTGGAAGGCCGGCAACACCGGCGTCCCCATCGTCGACGCCGCCATGCGCCAACTCAACCAGACCGGCTGGATGCACAACCGCCTGCGCATGATCACCGCCATGTACCTCACCAAAAACCTGTTCATCGACTGGCGCCTGGGCGAAGCCTACTTCATGTCAAAACTGATTGACGGCTTCCTGGCCTCAAACAACGGCGGCTGGCAATGGAGCGCCTCCACCGGCACCGACGCCGCCCCCTACTTTCGGGTTTTCAACCCGGTCACCCAGAGCGAGCGATTCGATCCCGATGGCGATTTCATCCGGGAATGGCTACCATCACTGGCCAAACTGGACAGCAAACGGATTCATGATCCGGGGGCGAAAGGTGGTGTTATTCCGAAAGGATATCCGCGGCAGATCGTTGATTTGAAAGAGAGCAGGAAAGAGGCGATCGCAAAATTTCAGGAATTGAAAAACTGA
- the prfA gene encoding peptide chain release factor 1, which yields MKPSIQSRLEQLTDRFEEVSALLSDSSIISQQDKFRDLSREFAEIEPIVHCFQAWQHSLDDIEAARELAKDGDADMREMAEEELQLAEQKSEELDEELQRLMLPKDPNDGKNVFLEIRAGTGGDEAAIFAGDLFRMYLRYAERQRWQVEVLSESEGEHGGFKELIARVAGDGVYGALKFESGAHRVQRVPETESQGRIHTSACTVAVMPEADEAEAIELNKADLRVDTFRASGAGGQHVNKTDSAIRITHLPTGIVVECQEERSQHKNRAKALSLLASRLQNAETERQQKSMAETRKSLVGSGDRSERIRTYNFPQGRVTDHRINLTLYKLDEVIAGDLDAVVVPLQQEHQAELLASLADDQ from the coding sequence ATGAAGCCATCGATCCAATCCCGCCTCGAGCAGCTTACCGACCGCTTCGAGGAAGTCAGCGCTTTGCTCAGTGATTCTTCCATTATTTCCCAGCAGGACAAGTTCCGGGACCTCTCCCGGGAGTTCGCCGAGATTGAGCCCATTGTTCATTGCTTCCAGGCCTGGCAGCACTCCCTGGATGACATCGAGGCTGCGCGCGAGCTGGCGAAAGATGGCGACGCCGATATGCGGGAGATGGCCGAGGAAGAACTGCAACTTGCCGAGCAGAAGAGCGAGGAACTCGATGAAGAGCTCCAGCGCCTGATGCTGCCGAAAGACCCGAACGACGGCAAGAACGTATTCCTGGAGATTCGCGCCGGCACCGGTGGTGACGAGGCTGCCATTTTTGCCGGCGATCTGTTCCGGATGTATCTGCGCTATGCCGAGCGCCAGCGCTGGCAGGTGGAGGTTCTGAGCGAGAGCGAGGGCGAGCACGGCGGCTTCAAGGAACTGATTGCGCGCGTGGCAGGTGACGGCGTATACGGTGCCCTGAAGTTTGAGTCTGGAGCCCATCGGGTGCAGCGTGTTCCGGAAACCGAATCCCAGGGCCGGATCCATACCTCGGCCTGTACCGTGGCGGTGATGCCCGAGGCCGATGAGGCCGAAGCCATCGAGCTCAACAAGGCGGATCTGAGGGTAGACACTTTTCGTGCGTCAGGTGCTGGCGGCCAGCACGTCAACAAGACCGATTCGGCAATCCGGATAACGCATTTGCCAACGGGTATCGTGGTGGAATGCCAGGAAGAGCGTTCCCAGCACAAGAACCGCGCCAAGGCGTTGAGCCTGCTGGCCTCTCGGCTTCAGAATGCCGAGACCGAGCGGCAGCAGAAGTCCATGGCAGAGACACGCAAGAGTCTGGTGGGTAGCGGCGACCGTTCCGAGCGCATCCGCACGTACAACTTTCCCCAGGGGCGGGTGACGGATCATCGGATCAACCTCACCCTTTATAAGCTCGACGAAGTGATCGCCGGTGATCTGGACGCCGTTGTCGTGCCTTTGCAGCAGGAACACCAGGCCGAGCTGCTCGCCTCCCTTGCTGATGACCAGTAA
- a CDS encoding molybdopterin-synthase adenylyltransferase MoeB yields the protein MLSDDELLRYSRQILMPRFDISGQEKLQSAKVLVIGAGGLGCPVALYLGAAGVGTLTLVDDDNIELANLQRQIGFETAQLGESKAESLADRIRRINPLVSVAALNQRLEGDALSRKVEEATLVVDCTDNFNTRFALNRACVSAKVPLVSGAAIRGEGQVSVYDSRREESPCYHCLYPEQGNEDLTCSEAGVIAPLVGMIGATQAMEAIKVISGVGTSLVGRLLILDAWEMQWREMKLARDPSCPVCSG from the coding sequence ATGCTCAGTGACGACGAATTATTGCGCTACAGCCGGCAGATCCTGATGCCGCGGTTCGATATTTCCGGCCAGGAAAAACTGCAGTCGGCCAAGGTTCTGGTAATCGGTGCCGGCGGCCTGGGGTGTCCTGTCGCTCTGTATCTGGGCGCCGCAGGTGTCGGGACTCTAACTCTTGTGGATGATGACAATATCGAACTGGCCAACCTCCAGCGCCAGATTGGTTTTGAAACCGCGCAGTTGGGTGAATCGAAAGCTGAAAGCCTTGCTGATCGGATTCGGCGGATCAACCCGCTGGTGTCTGTAGCCGCCCTTAATCAGCGTCTGGAGGGTGACGCCCTGTCGCGGAAGGTTGAAGAGGCCACCCTGGTCGTCGATTGTACGGATAACTTCAACACCCGGTTCGCCCTGAACCGGGCCTGCGTATCGGCGAAGGTGCCCCTGGTGTCCGGTGCTGCGATTCGTGGTGAGGGACAGGTTTCGGTGTACGACAGCCGGCGTGAAGAAAGCCCCTGTTACCACTGTCTGTATCCAGAGCAGGGCAATGAGGATCTGACCTGTTCAGAGGCGGGGGTGATTGCGCCCCTGGTAGGGATGATTGGGGCGACTCAGGCGATGGAAGCTATCAAGGTGATTTCCGGAGTGGGGACGTCGCTGGTTGGGCGGTTATTGATTCTGGATGCCTGGGAGATGCAGTGGCGGGAGATGAAGCTGGCGAGGGATCCTTCCTGTCCGGTCTGTTCTGGCTGA
- a CDS encoding tetratricopeptide repeat protein has product MHKSVPFLVTCLLGLTLAGCASLTGTEEAPAPGETAATESKTEPKPPVEYADFEPETLYLLLSAEVAAQRGRYDITLVNYLKAAKQSRDQVVIERAMRIAQSLNGDNAQKQLAELWLEIDPDNLQAHRISAIQAVKGNDLQTAIHHMERIMDQGGDADFDSLAAMAANLPPKQQQELLALYNEMSDRHPDNPELEYSIALLLKVTGQPQQALDRLEPLLQENANFQPAIILKGDLLYQTGQKGRALDYLLTNTRRFPANRQMGTLYGRMLINEGELQAAQDEFARLVKRHPDTPGLRLSHALVALENGQTDMARQELTQLAEQGHHTSEANYYLGRIEDQAGNTEQAIGYYQSVEQGNYYFPALARASSLLAGNGQLEDAIDRIRRLREANPRQAENFWLLEVNLLLDQEQRKEALSTATEALEEHPDNIEIRYARAMLYDGIGQPADAEADLKQILTQEPENAIALNALGYILTTRTDRLREARGYIEKALRLDPDNPAILDSMGWVLFLEGQIEPALDYLSRAWAAFPDPEVAAHYGEALWMNGAEEQARIIWQEGLEQDSDHEMLRETIDRLTNDGEPE; this is encoded by the coding sequence ATGCACAAGTCCGTACCGTTTCTGGTTACCTGCCTGCTTGGCCTCACACTGGCAGGATGTGCCAGCCTCACCGGCACTGAGGAAGCGCCTGCTCCTGGCGAAACAGCCGCCACTGAGAGCAAGACGGAGCCAAAGCCACCGGTTGAATACGCCGATTTCGAGCCCGAAACCCTCTATTTGCTGCTGTCTGCCGAAGTCGCGGCCCAGCGCGGACGCTACGACATCACCCTGGTGAACTACCTGAAGGCTGCCAAACAGTCCCGTGACCAGGTAGTGATTGAGCGGGCCATGCGAATTGCCCAGTCCCTGAACGGCGATAATGCCCAGAAGCAGCTGGCAGAGCTATGGCTGGAAATCGATCCGGATAACCTCCAGGCCCACAGGATCTCTGCAATCCAGGCGGTAAAAGGCAACGACCTCCAGACCGCCATCCATCACATGGAACGGATCATGGATCAGGGCGGCGATGCTGACTTTGATAGCCTGGCCGCCATGGCTGCCAATCTGCCGCCAAAGCAACAGCAGGAGCTTCTGGCTCTCTATAACGAAATGTCCGACCGCCACCCCGACAACCCGGAACTGGAATACAGCATCGCGCTGCTATTAAAAGTAACCGGGCAGCCGCAACAAGCCCTGGACAGACTTGAACCACTGCTGCAGGAAAACGCGAACTTCCAGCCCGCCATCATCCTCAAGGGCGACCTGCTTTACCAGACGGGCCAGAAAGGCCGCGCGCTGGATTACCTGCTGACAAACACCCGCCGCTTTCCGGCCAACCGACAGATGGGCACCCTCTACGGCCGAATGTTGATTAACGAGGGCGAATTACAGGCAGCCCAGGATGAATTCGCAAGACTGGTCAAGCGCCACCCGGACACCCCGGGCCTTAGACTCTCCCATGCACTGGTCGCCCTTGAGAATGGCCAGACCGATATGGCGCGGCAAGAGCTGACACAGCTGGCCGAACAGGGCCATCATACCAGCGAAGCCAATTATTATCTGGGCCGCATTGAGGACCAGGCCGGCAATACCGAGCAGGCCATTGGCTATTACCAGAGCGTGGAACAGGGCAATTATTACTTTCCGGCCCTGGCCCGCGCCAGCTCCCTGCTGGCTGGGAACGGCCAGCTTGAGGACGCCATTGACCGCATCCGCAGACTGCGTGAGGCCAACCCCCGGCAGGCAGAGAACTTCTGGCTGCTGGAGGTAAACCTGCTGCTGGATCAGGAACAGCGAAAAGAAGCCCTGAGCACCGCAACGGAAGCTCTGGAAGAACATCCGGACAATATTGAGATCCGCTACGCCCGGGCAATGCTGTACGACGGCATCGGGCAGCCTGCCGATGCCGAAGCCGATCTGAAGCAGATTCTCACGCAGGAGCCCGAAAACGCCATTGCCCTGAACGCCCTGGGCTACATCCTGACCACCCGGACGGACAGGCTGAGGGAAGCCCGCGGCTATATCGAGAAAGCACTTCGACTGGACCCGGATAACCCGGCCATCCTCGACAGCATGGGCTGGGTTCTGTTCCTCGAAGGCCAGATCGAGCCCGCGCTCGACTACCTTTCCCGTGCTTGGGCAGCCTTTCCGGACCCGGAAGTTGCCGCCCACTATGGTGAGGCGCTCTGGATGAACGGCGCCGAAGAACAGGCCCGAATCATCTGGCAGGAGGGCCTGGAGCAGGACAGCGACCACGAAATGCTCAGAGAAACCATAGACCGGCTGACCAACGACGGTGAGCCGGAATGA
- the hemA gene encoding glutamyl-tRNA reductase → MALLTLGINHRTAPVELRERVAFTPERMAEAFAELRATSGATEAAILSTCNRTELYLAGDDDCAPMVLRWMAGFHGMDAAELEEALYVHRDGDAVRHMMRVAAGLDSMVLGEPQILGQLKDAYTLAREHGASGSFLSRLFEHTFSVAKRVRTQTAIGENPVSVAYAAVSMAHHIFADMSRNKALLIGAGKTIELVARHLADAGVKDFLVANRTLERAQALAESRGGKGIVLSEIPEHLTDVDIIISSTASPLPILGKGAVERALKRRKHRPYFMVDIAVPRDIEPEVASLDDVYLYTVDDLRQVIEENIRSREGAAREAENLVASGVQDFLNQLRALDAVSTLKQFRQRAEVLRDAETEKALRALRNGTDPETVLRSMARGLTNKLLHEPSVQVRKATTEGRTEVTEWLRELHQLDALDADTTTTPEKL, encoded by the coding sequence ATGGCACTGCTCACGCTGGGAATCAATCATCGCACGGCCCCCGTTGAATTACGGGAGCGGGTGGCGTTTACGCCCGAGCGCATGGCGGAGGCGTTTGCCGAGCTTCGGGCGACCTCAGGTGCCACCGAGGCTGCGATCCTGTCTACCTGCAATCGGACCGAATTGTACCTGGCCGGCGATGACGACTGCGCGCCGATGGTGCTTCGCTGGATGGCAGGCTTTCATGGTATGGACGCCGCGGAACTGGAAGAGGCGCTGTATGTGCATCGCGACGGTGATGCTGTGCGGCACATGATGCGGGTGGCCGCCGGCCTGGATTCCATGGTGCTGGGCGAGCCGCAGATTCTCGGTCAGCTGAAAGATGCCTATACCCTGGCCAGGGAGCACGGCGCCAGTGGCTCGTTCCTGTCCCGGCTGTTCGAGCATACCTTCTCGGTTGCCAAGCGCGTACGGACCCAGACCGCTATTGGTGAGAACCCGGTCTCCGTTGCCTATGCAGCGGTGAGCATGGCGCATCATATCTTTGCCGACATGTCCCGCAACAAGGCCTTGCTGATAGGTGCCGGCAAAACCATCGAGTTGGTGGCCCGGCACCTTGCGGATGCCGGCGTGAAGGATTTTCTGGTGGCCAACCGTACCCTTGAGCGGGCGCAGGCACTGGCGGAATCACGTGGTGGCAAGGGCATTGTGCTGTCCGAGATCCCTGAGCACCTGACCGATGTCGACATCATTATTTCGTCCACCGCGAGTCCACTGCCGATCCTGGGCAAAGGCGCCGTTGAACGGGCATTGAAGAGGCGCAAGCACCGTCCCTATTTTATGGTGGACATTGCCGTGCCCCGGGATATCGAGCCGGAAGTGGCCTCGTTGGACGACGTCTATTTATACACGGTTGACGACCTGCGCCAGGTTATCGAAGAGAATATTCGCTCCCGGGAGGGTGCTGCCCGGGAAGCAGAGAATCTGGTGGCGTCCGGGGTGCAGGATTTCCTGAATCAACTTCGGGCTCTGGACGCGGTGTCCACTCTCAAACAGTTCCGTCAGCGCGCCGAAGTGCTGCGCGATGCGGAAACCGAAAAAGCCCTGCGCGCCCTGCGCAACGGCACAGATCCGGAAACCGTGCTGCGCAGTATGGCGCGCGGCCTTACCAACAAACTCCTGCACGAACCCTCTGTGCAGGTTCGCAAGGCCACCACAGAAGGTCGCACCGAGGTGACAGAGTGGCTGCGTGAGTTGCACCAGCTGGATGCACTGGACGCGGACACGACGACTACCCCGGAAAAATTATGA
- a CDS encoding ribose-phosphate diphosphokinase translates to MSKLMIFAGNANPELAQAIARKLHIPMGQATVGRFSDGETTVEINENVRGHDVFIIQPTCYPTNDNLMELIVMADALRRASATRVTAVIPYYGYARQDRRVRSTRVAISAKVVADMISSIGVDRVLTVDLHADQIQGFFDIPVDNIYATPVMLEDIFKQRFENFVVVSPDVGGVVRARAVAKRLDDADLAIIDKRRPKANVSQVMHIIGDVKDKTCILVDDIIDTAGTLCKAANALKEHGAARVVAYITHPVLSGPAIDNINASQLDELVVCDTIPLGDKAHNCDRIRVLGMAGLLAESIRRVSNEESISAMFENA, encoded by the coding sequence GTGTCCAAACTGATGATCTTCGCTGGTAACGCCAACCCTGAACTTGCTCAGGCGATTGCCCGCAAACTCCACATTCCCATGGGTCAGGCCACTGTAGGCCGTTTCAGCGACGGGGAAACCACCGTCGAGATCAATGAGAATGTCCGCGGCCATGATGTATTCATCATCCAGCCGACCTGCTATCCCACCAACGACAACCTGATGGAACTGATCGTGATGGCCGACGCACTTCGCCGTGCTTCCGCTACACGGGTCACCGCCGTTATCCCCTATTATGGATACGCGCGCCAGGATCGCCGGGTACGCTCTACCCGCGTTGCCATCAGCGCCAAGGTGGTCGCAGACATGATTTCCAGCATCGGCGTAGACCGGGTTCTGACCGTTGACCTGCACGCCGATCAGATCCAAGGCTTCTTCGATATCCCGGTGGACAACATCTACGCCACACCGGTCATGCTTGAAGACATCTTCAAGCAGCGTTTCGAGAACTTTGTAGTGGTATCTCCGGACGTTGGCGGCGTGGTTCGCGCCCGTGCGGTGGCCAAGCGCCTGGACGACGCCGACCTTGCCATCATCGACAAGCGTCGACCGAAAGCGAACGTATCCCAAGTGATGCACATCATCGGTGATGTCAAAGACAAGACCTGTATCCTGGTGGACGACATCATCGATACCGCCGGCACGCTGTGCAAAGCGGCCAACGCCCTGAAAGAACACGGCGCGGCCCGCGTGGTTGCCTACATCACCCACCCGGTTCTCTCCGGCCCGGCCATTGATAATATCAATGCCTCACAGCTGGACGAACTTGTGGTCTGCGATACCATCCCGCTGGGTGACAAAGCGCACAATTGTGATAGAATCCGCGTCCTCGGAATGGCCGGGCTGCTTGCGGAGTCTATTCGTCGCGTAAGCAACGAAGAGTCCATCAGTGCCATGTTCGAGAATGCCTGA
- the prmC gene encoding peptide chain release factor N(5)-glutamine methyltransferase, translating to MTSKPSLTCEALLTEASSRIDSDSPRLDAELLLSHITGLSRTSFRAWPEREVAKAQAEAFAAIVEDRVSGRPVAHLLGQQEFWSLPLKVSASTLIPRPDTECLVEVALDLPLPQQARVLDLGTGTGAIALALASEHPEWQVIACDAVADAVALARDNADALGLIVSVVQSSWFSELKPGRFDLIVSNPPYIPDNDHHLTEGDVRFEPASALVSGNDGLDDLRLIVNEAPDWLVEDGWLLVEHGFDQAGAVAGLFHARGFQDVEIRQDYGNRDRMTLGRWCSGDAAHHTASNRGETDAQ from the coding sequence ATGACCAGTAAACCCTCACTGACCTGTGAAGCCCTTTTGACGGAGGCATCCAGCCGAATTGATAGTGATTCGCCCAGGCTGGATGCCGAACTGCTGCTGAGCCACATTACGGGGCTGAGTCGGACCAGTTTTCGGGCCTGGCCGGAACGCGAGGTCGCTAAGGCCCAGGCAGAGGCCTTTGCGGCAATTGTGGAGGATCGGGTTTCTGGCAGGCCGGTGGCGCATTTGTTGGGGCAGCAGGAGTTCTGGTCACTGCCGCTGAAAGTCAGTGCCTCCACCCTGATTCCAAGACCGGATACCGAATGTCTGGTGGAAGTCGCTCTGGACTTGCCGTTGCCACAGCAGGCCAGAGTGCTGGATCTGGGGACGGGCACCGGCGCCATCGCCCTGGCTCTTGCCAGTGAGCACCCCGAGTGGCAGGTCATCGCATGCGATGCTGTGGCTGACGCAGTCGCGCTTGCTCGTGACAATGCCGATGCGCTTGGTCTGATAGTTTCTGTGGTTCAGAGCTCCTGGTTTTCAGAGCTGAAGCCCGGTAGGTTTGATCTGATCGTCTCCAATCCACCCTATATTCCAGATAATGATCATCACCTGACGGAAGGCGATGTTCGGTTCGAGCCTGCCTCGGCCCTGGTATCCGGCAATGATGGTCTGGATGACCTCAGGCTGATTGTGAATGAGGCGCCGGACTGGCTGGTTGAAGACGGATGGCTTCTGGTTGAGCATGGTTTTGATCAGGCCGGGGCCGTGGCAGGGTTGTTTCATGCTCGCGGGTTTCAAGACGTTGAAATTCGACAGGATTATGGCAACCGGGATCGGATGACACTTGGAAGATGGTGTTCTGGCGACGCGGCCCATCATACGGCGTCCAACAGGGGAGAGACAGATGCTCAGTGA
- a CDS encoding 50S ribosomal protein L25/general stress protein Ctc, which produces MSQEFVIEAFPRDDQGRGASRRLRREERKIPAIIYGGNKDATPIAIWHNELKKALENEAFFSHVLTVELNGKKESVILKDLQRHPYKPILTHADFLRVDKDHEIHVNVPLHFINEDTAPAIKLHGGVANHQINEVEVICLPQNLPEFIEVDMTSVEMDQVVHLSDLKLPKDVKIAALLQGEDHDLPVVAIHKPRGAKVDDEAEDGEEGEEGEDKE; this is translated from the coding sequence ATGTCTCAGGAATTTGTTATCGAAGCATTTCCTCGTGACGATCAGGGGAGAGGTGCGAGCCGCCGCCTGCGTCGTGAGGAACGGAAAATCCCGGCCATCATTTATGGTGGCAACAAGGATGCAACTCCGATTGCCATCTGGCACAACGAGCTGAAAAAAGCGCTGGAAAACGAAGCGTTCTTCTCTCACGTTCTGACCGTTGAACTGAACGGCAAGAAAGAAAGCGTCATCCTCAAGGATCTGCAGCGTCACCCGTACAAGCCGATCCTGACCCACGCTGACTTCCTGCGCGTCGACAAGGACCACGAGATCCACGTCAACGTACCGCTGCACTTCATCAACGAAGACACCGCTCCGGCTATCAAGCTCCACGGCGGCGTAGCGAACCACCAGATCAACGAAGTTGAAGTGATCTGTCTGCCGCAGAACCTGCCCGAGTTCATCGAAGTGGACATGACCAGTGTCGAGATGGACCAGGTAGTTCACCTGAGCGACCTGAAGCTGCCGAAAGACGTCAAGATTGCCGCCCTGCTCCAGGGTGAGGATCATGACCTGCCGGTTGTGGCTATCCACAAGCCGCGCGGCGCTAAGGTTGATGACGAAGCCGAAGACGGCGAAGAAGGTGAAGAAGGCGAAGACAAGGAGTAA